The genomic region GTGAGCATATTCATAGTCGTCAATACCTGCGGAAATCGCCAAAGCAATTTTCTTGCCTCCGACCTTATACCCGCTCTTGCTCCCATAAGCCCATCCGTAGGTAAGCACCTCGTCGAGCCATTGCTTCAACAATGGTGGGCAGCTAAACCAATAGAGCGGAAACTGGAAAATAATTCGTTGGTGGGCTTCCACCAATTGTTGCTCGTGCCCCACATCAATGCGGCTGTCTGGATACGTCTTGTAAAGCTGATGCACGGTGTATTTTTCGGGCTGCTCTTCAAGTGCGGCGATCCAACGCTTATTGACCATTGAGTGTTCTATATCAGGGTGGATTACGATTACTAATGTTTTGCTCATATTCTTATGTATTGGGTGTTTCGAAATAATTTTCTGACTGACCGTAATCAGTGCGTTGATATCTCTAAAAAATAGGCTGGATAGCTTTCACAAGGCTGTCCATATCTACCTGCTGAGGCTTGATGACCATTCCTGTACGTACGGCGTTAAGCCCTTGAACGAGGATGACATCACCTTTATTAATACCTTCCTCCACGACAGCGAAGTTGTTGGCGCGATTCTTCAGGGTAATGATAACCTGCTTTATCGTGTCGTGTTCCACCTTGTAGGCAAAGACCTTACCTTGTTGCTCGAAGGTTGCCACCTCAGGGATTACCACCACGTCATTGAACTGCTGCGGAATCAGCACTGTGCCACTGTTGCCATTCGTTAGCAGCCCCTCAGGATTGGGGAAGGTAACGCGGAACTGCATACTTCCGGTGGTTTTATCGATCTGTCCTGTTATGGCAGCGATTTTCCCCGAGTGAGCATACGTTTGTCCATCGGCCAAAACAAGTTTCGCGGGGGGCATATTCTTTAGTTTTTCGGCGGGCGACTTTCCTGGGGCGCGTTCCAGAAATTGGAGATAGTCCTTTTCACTCATCGAGAAGTAAGCATAAACGTCTTTCACGTCCGAAACGGTTGTCAGCACGGTGTTATTGGCTGTTACCAGCGCGCCCTCACGATAGTTTATCGCGCCCACAACGCCGCTCACGGGGGCTTTCACCACGCCGTAGCCGATATTGGCAGCGACTTCGTTGTAAGCGGCTTGCGCGCGTGCGAGATTGGCTTGGGCTGTGGCCAACTGAACTGCGCTGACGATGTTCTTCTCTACTAAGGGCTTTAATTTGTTTACTTCTACGCGCGCCGCATCTACTTGCGCCTTCGCCGACTGTGCGGATTGGTTCAGCGTTTGTGTTTCCAACTGGAAAAGCGGTTGCCCTTGCACCACTCTCTGGCCTTCATCGACCAGAACTTTTGTGATGTAGCCCGAGACTTTCGCCTGGACGGCACTATTGACGGTGCCTTCGATGTTTACAGGGTATTGTAAATCGGAGACGGCATTGCTCGTGCCCACAGTAATGACTGGGTACGAGGGCGCGCCCATTGCGTTTTGCTGTGGCGCATTGTTGCAAGATGCCGCCAGAGCTGCGGCGGCGAGTGTTAATAAAGTTTTATTCATCCTTATAATATCTTTTTACAGTGTTAATTATTAAGTGACCCAATGTCTATCTTTTCGGCGACAAAATTACAAAAAAAATAGAATTCACCGAACAGCGAACTCCGTTAAATGTTTGTTAAAGTTTTTACCTCACGGAGGTTATTGCTGGAAGCTACCCTCACTTGTGCCTGCCCCTTGAATTTGATTTACTTCATCATAATTGACGGAAAGCACCCCCGCAAGTGTTTGCAAGTAGCTCTTCACCCCTTCAAGATCGCGATCGTCAGGGACTTTGACTGCAATAGCCTTGAAGTTCTTATACTGATAAATCAGCTCGAGCTTTTCTTTCTTTGCAACGTTTAAAAGAGGTTGCAAATCGGCGTCGTCCTTGTAATAGATGATCAAGTTGCGAGTGCGCTCAGGGGCTTCCTTTTTTTGAGCCGTGATGTCCATTTCTTTAAAGGTTATTACCTCTTGCTGCGGCTGAGGCTCAGCTTTCGTCTGCGGCTGAGCGCTCTTGCAGGAAAGGGCTAATAGGGTCATTGACAATAAAATATATTTCATAAAACAAGTTGTTAAAATTCATCAGTAAAACAGTCTCCGTTAGGTTATTTATCCTTGATAATCACAAAGTGTGCCTTCGAGCCTGTTGCTAAGTTCCATTGGTTCTTGGCTATTACGTTCCCTTGGTCGTCAAGCACCTGAAACTCTGCCGTATTAGGTCCCGACTCCCCTTGATTTAAAGCCAAAAACTCTATCTTGTTAAACCCAGGCTTAAGCGCTATCTGAAACCCTCGAAATTCGCCTACCAACATTATATCGCGCACCTCTTCAACTCCATTGACGAAAATACTAACCCTGTCACCATCAATCGCTTGAAAATCTCTGCAATACACATTCACATACTTGCCATTATTGGTAAAATCCCCGAAGAATTGATCTCCCTTCGGCGCATCGTACTCTTCCTGCTTATGATCGTTAAGCACCCCATAATTAGGCTGAAAATCAATCTTCCGATGCACCAAGTTGCTCTTCCCCGTAAAATCAATTTGCTTTTCAGGAAGTTTCATAAAAGGATTATTCTCATTTTTAGGAGCTACAGGCAATTTCATCAAATTACTGGGCTTATTCACCTCAGGAGCTTTCTCCAGCGGGACTACTACGGGTATCTGCCGACGTTGTATCTCGAAAGGCTGTGCCTGCATCAAGAACTGACCTCCTAAGAGCATCATAAATAAGATAATTATTCTATTCATCATTTCTCACATTTATTTTTTCACAGCGATAATTGTGCCAAAATTTATTTTATAACAAAAAAAAATTATACCTTTGCGCCTATTATTTTAAGTTTTATTATGAAAAGAATAGCATTATTCATCGCACTCTCAGTAGTATCATACGTAAGTGCTCAGGACAATCTCATCAACTCATTATCTGGTAATCAAACAGATAATGCTGGGTTTAAGTTCACTAAAATTATCGACCTCAGCCATACTGAGGTAAAAGACCAAGGCAGTAGCGGCACTTGTTGGAGCTATGCAGGAGCATCATTTCTTGAAAGTGAAATGATACGTATGGGCAAAAAAACTGTCGATCTGGCAGAAATTTTTACCGCCCGCAATTCGTACATTGAGAAAGCCAAGCAATACGTACGTATGCACGGCTATCTCGACTATGGACAAGGTGGCGAGCTCCACGACGTAATCAATATGTACGCCAAATACGGGGCACTGCCACAGTCCGTTTACACAGGGCTCAACTACGGCACCAATCGCAATGATTTCAGCGAGTCGCACGCCGTATTCAAGGGCTTTTTAGAAGGGCTGATGAAGCACGACAGCAAAAAACCACTAACCCCCAGCTGGCTTCCTGCATTCACCGCCACTGTCGACGCCTACCTCGGTGCAGTACCTGAAACATTCACTTTCGAGGGCAAAAAGTACACACCAAAATCCTTCGCAAAAGAAGTCGTAGGCATTAACCCTGCCGACTATGTAGAGATGGTTTCCTATGAAGATCAACCTAAATACCAAAACGTATTTATGGCAGTTAGCGATAACTGGAGTTTCGATTGGGCATACAATGTCGCAATGACCGACCTTACCAAAGTCATCGACAACGCTTTGAAAAAAGGCTTTACCGTAGGCTGGTCATCCGATGTCAGCGAGCGTTATTTCAGTTGGAAAAACGGTGTAGCCTTCGTCCCTGAACAGGATATCGCTACACTCTCAATGGCTGATCAGCTAAATCTCTTCCTTGCTCCACCAAAAGCAGAACGAACCATCACCCCCGAAATGCGCCAAAAAGCCTTTGATAATTACGAAACCCAAGACGACCACGGTATGCACATCGTCGGGCTGGCAAAAGATCAAACAGGACGCGAATACTACATCGTCAAGAACTCTTGGGGAGCAAAAAACGACTACCAAGGCTTCATATACGTTAGCAAAGCGTACGTACAATACAAAACCACTGCTATTATGGTGCACAAAGATGGCGTACCCAAGGATATCCTAAAAAACTGGAAAAAGCAGCAATAACCCCCTAAATAAACATAACAAAAAGGACTGAGATTATCACCCAAACAATCTCAGTCCTTTTTTTGTAAATATCCTATTTAAAAAGATCGGTTATATCACCGCAATGCAGGATATCTCTACTTCTACACCCTTAGGCAACTTAGCCACCTGTACTGTTTCACGAGCAGGTGCAGTCTCCTCTTCAAAATAACGACCATATACCTCATTCACCTGAGCAAACTGCCCCATATCATTGAGAAAAATAGTCGTTTTGACCACATCCTTAAAAGTAGCCCCAGCCTCAGCCAGTACCGCCCTGAGGTTCTCCATTACCTGCACAGTCGCAGCCTCAATGCCCCATACTACCTCACCAGTAGTAGGATCTACGGGTATCTGTCCCGATACATAAAGTGTATTACCTGCTAAAATAGCCTGATTATACGGACCTATAGGCGCAGGCGCTTTCTCTGTAAAAATAACTCTATTCATATAAAAATCGTATTTAATCTCTCTTAATAACCGTAGCCGATAAACGTTGAATGTTTCCAACCCCATCCGTAGCCGACATTTCCAGCTGATACGTATCCACTTTAGTAGTGTCTATATCGTCAAAATTAAATGTAAGCGTATGATTTTTAGGTTCGTACTCAAACAGCACCCATTGCCCATTGATCGATGCCGACCACGAAGCAATCCCTGTCAAATTATCACTCATAGCCACCTTCAAAGTATTACCTTTTACCACCCCATTATTCTTGAAATTAAGAGGTCGCAATGTAGGCGGGGTAACGTCTTTCCTCAGATAAAAGTTACCTAAGTATTTACTCTTAGCCATAAACACCCCATCTTTATAAGTAGTCCGTTCAGCTCCAAATCGCCCACCCGATGAGCGCGCTATAAACAC from Capnocytophaga haemolytica harbors:
- a CDS encoding NAD(P)H-dependent oxidoreductase; protein product: MSKTLVIVIHPDIEHSMVNKRWIAALEEQPEKYTVHQLYKTYPDSRIDVGHEQQLVEAHQRIIFQFPLYWFSCPPLLKQWLDEVLTYGWAYGSKSGYKVGGKKIALAISAGIDDYEYAHGQKYKYTLEELTRPFEITFEYVHANYQPLFAYYGIERNPSEEWVEKSVPLYLAYLEKFGADE
- a CDS encoding efflux RND transporter periplasmic adaptor subunit; the encoded protein is MNKTLLTLAAAALAASCNNAPQQNAMGAPSYPVITVGTSNAVSDLQYPVNIEGTVNSAVQAKVSGYITKVLVDEGQRVVQGQPLFQLETQTLNQSAQSAKAQVDAARVEVNKLKPLVEKNIVSAVQLATAQANLARAQAAYNEVAANIGYGVVKAPVSGVVGAINYREGALVTANNTVLTTVSDVKDVYAYFSMSEKDYLQFLERAPGKSPAEKLKNMPPAKLVLADGQTYAHSGKIAAITGQIDKTTGSMQFRVTFPNPEGLLTNGNSGTVLIPQQFNDVVVIPEVATFEQQGKVFAYKVEHDTIKQVIITLKNRANNFAVVEEGINKGDVILVQGLNAVRTGMVIKPQQVDMDSLVKAIQPIF
- a CDS encoding aminopeptidase C, giving the protein MKRIALFIALSVVSYVSAQDNLINSLSGNQTDNAGFKFTKIIDLSHTEVKDQGSSGTCWSYAGASFLESEMIRMGKKTVDLAEIFTARNSYIEKAKQYVRMHGYLDYGQGGELHDVINMYAKYGALPQSVYTGLNYGTNRNDFSESHAVFKGFLEGLMKHDSKKPLTPSWLPAFTATVDAYLGAVPETFTFEGKKYTPKSFAKEVVGINPADYVEMVSYEDQPKYQNVFMAVSDNWSFDWAYNVAMTDLTKVIDNALKKGFTVGWSSDVSERYFSWKNGVAFVPEQDIATLSMADQLNLFLAPPKAERTITPEMRQKAFDNYETQDDHGMHIVGLAKDQTGREYYIVKNSWGAKNDYQGFIYVSKAYVQYKTTAIMVHKDGVPKDILKNWKKQQ
- a CDS encoding RidA family protein, translating into MNRVIFTEKAPAPIGPYNQAILAGNTLYVSGQIPVDPTTGEVVWGIEAATVQVMENLRAVLAEAGATFKDVVKTTIFLNDMGQFAQVNEVYGRYFEEETAPARETVQVAKLPKGVEVEISCIAVI